Within the Scyliorhinus canicula chromosome 18, sScyCan1.1, whole genome shotgun sequence genome, the region tcaaGACATTGCGGATTTGGACAGTGCTGTCAAAGGCAGCTTGGCAAGTGGTTGCTCTGCGCCTCGTAGGTGGTGCACTACTGCCACTGTTTCAGTGGAGGGGATGAATGTTTAATCTTGCGGAGGGGGTGCCGATCAAGCCGGCCACTTtatcctagatggtgtcaagctgcTGGAGGTGTAGTTGGATATGCCAACTCATTCAGGCAAATATTCCATTGCACCCCTGTCTGatggtagatggtggacaagctttggggaggcaggaggtgggttactcctCAAAAgtgtcccagcatccacagtaggCCCATCCCCAACACTTCAAAACAATGGCCCAAATCACCTCTCCCTTATGAAATATCTTCCTTACAGGATGTTCAGTATTTAACCGCCTTCAAAAAGTCTTTTAGCCCTGCTAGAAAATAAACCCATAAGGCAACAGGTGCATAAAATGTATTTATCCAAccaccctttttttttttaaacacttggTTTTAGCATTTAATCACTAACTATTCTTCTTCCTCCATGTTCTAGTTTTTGCTTAAATATACAGATCATATCTaccattgcattgtattatttcACCTGCAAAGAAAACAATTGTATGAAAATTCCTTTTACGAAAAACCCCAAAGAGAAAACAAAGTGAATTGAAAATGGACTATGAACAGAAAGTTTGCAGTTGTAAGGACAAAGTCAGAACATAAACAAGGTTCTCAGTCCAGTATTCCCGAAGTAGCTAGCTATTATTTCTTACAGGTTATAATTTTGATCAGATGTACAATAAAAGTTTTCTTTCAAGGCAAGTAGTTCAAGTTAGTAACACTGGAATGTGAAAGTTAGAATTTTGTTATTTCACTAGCAGAGATGTTCAGCATGCAGTGTGTTGTTAAGAGTTCAACATCGATTGATCCCTGTGCAGTTTTCACAACTAGTTTTCCAGAACAGTTCAGGCTTCAAAAGCCCTGAATTTATTTTGGTTGTGTCCTTAAATATTCATGAAATGCTTCCTCTGTTAATAATCAGTTTTTTTCATcgtcactgctggtgccatcacTGCTGTTTGCAGCCAATCCCGGCTTATCATCAAAAGACGGTTTGTCAAGGTTTAGAAAGTTAGTTATAAGTTTTGCTACAGCATCAACGTCACTGCAAAAGGGAAGAAAACACAAGACAAAGTTAGAAATACAGAGCTGGGCCAAAATTTTCCACAcacgaaaacagaaaatactggacaatctcagcagctctgacagcatccgtgaagagtctggattactctttgtcaaagcagctttttaaaaaggTACAACTGCTATATCCTGTTAAATGTTCAAAAGGTTCTCAGGGTGTTAGCAAATTATAGATTCATGGAATCCTCACAgcgcaagaggccattcggcccatcaagtctgcaccgacccaccgaaagagcaccccacctagtcccactccctaaccccaaaaccccacctCATCTACAGCTTTGACGCtatggggcagtttagcatgaccaatccacctaacctgcacatctttggacagctggaggaaacccgcgcagacacggagaacgtgcaaactccacacagtcacccaaggtagttatcgaacccgcgtccccggtgctgtgaggcatcccTGCTAACTCTGTGCCTTCTTAATGAGTTGGTGGATGAGGCAGATATATAGttatgtgatggggagggggtgtaatTTTATATTTACCCAGGAACAAAACTAGGATTTTTCTGTCCAACATTTCCTGGGTACCTATTCAGGTAAGTTAGTTGGGACTGTCCAAAACTTCCCGTGCAATTCCCCACCAGATCAGTGCATCAGAACTTCCAGGGATCATGGGTCATGTCTCCAACGATCTGGAGATTGGAAGATCTGGGCCCTGGTGTCAAACGTACACTGAGCAGTAATACATGTCAACCGGGCCatttccctcctcttcccccatgCTCCCAGAAAGTCACATCATTGAAGAACATCAGCTCAACAGCATGAAACGTTGCAGGCAAAGTAGTGATGGGCATCCCTCAGATTTGAATCCATATTTATCTGGAGAAGTGGAAAAATTTTATCTCCGGTTTAATTTCCCTTGCATGGTAATAGCGACTActcaaaataatttattgtatGGAAAGTGCTTTGGAATATTGCTGAATTTTtgtaaaaagagaaaaaagggCTTTCTTTCCATTACCAAACCAATTGATGTTTCATTTTCCCCTTGTAAAATTTGCCTAGTCTTAATTTTATATTTTGCCAGAGGAGTTTGTGGTTTGCTCCCAGGTTTCTCAGGCCATGTCTTCAGTTAAAGGATGCATAACAGCAGGCTAAAATGTTTCCCTTCTTTCCTATAGTCAGGAGGGTGGTGGGAGATGACCCATGGCTTCAGGCTGACACTTCCACGGTAACACAGTGTGGAAAATCATGAACTCAGAGCATCATCAGTGTTAATTTTTGAAAACGCTTTTTAAAATTACAGTTTTTCGCAAGATAAatcgggtgagattctctggtctccctcgaagtgtttcttggtggcacacCATTGGCCGAAGGTGGGATCTTCAGGTCCCGCCACGGTCAGtgggatttctcattggaatccaacccacgctgccgggaaacccacggcggTGCTCCGTagtcagtgggactggaagatcttgcCCATAAGGATGCATTTCTGCACTGGTGACTTGAATTTTATGAAGGGGAACAATATGCCCTTTTAGGCAACCAAACCAATATTGAAAGTAGGGGAAATGTTCCAGTTTTCGGATTTTATAAAATGTGAGATATATTTGCTCCTGTGGACAATGTGTAGCATACGTTCATCAGTTGCACCACAGGAGATGCTGGGCTTGGAATAAGCAGAGAAACATTTCCAAATTAAAAAGGACCGATTCATTCTTGTGTATAACATTAATACTGGTACAATTGTTTAAACGGCAAAATATTTGattttcgggcagcatggtggcgcagtggtagcactgtggcctcacggcgccgaggtcccaggttcgatcccggctctgggtcactgtccgtgtggagtttgcacattctccccgtgtttgtgtgggtttcccccccacaacccaaaaatgtgcaggctaggtggattggccacgctaaaattgccccttaattggataaaatgaattgggtactctaaagttagaaaaaaaaaattattggatttTCTAACTCCATAAAGTAAGCATGAATTGGGTTATGTGCTTCTCAAATTGACTACGGACAAAGTTGCAACAAGAAATTTAAGAGTTCAATTACTTACCTTCTATTACTTAGCACTGCGCTTTGGGTCAGCGGGTGTGAAAACCCAGTTGCAAACCGTAGTACGACCATGTAACCTTTACCCAAATAGCGGACTTTCTCCTCATCTACTGTAACAGCACGAATATGCTGAAGCTGTGCTACCACTAGAAATGGAACACCTCAGTTACTGAAATGGAGCTAACAAAGAGAATATTACACAAAAAGTAGACAAATCAATATTACATGAATACACTTCACTAAAATAGAGGGGAGGTGGCATATCAGTAGTTGTAGTCAGTGCAGAGGTAGTGACACAGAAGTAGAGCGCAAAACTATCCTGCAGGACTATGGCTGTCCTGATCAGATCATTGTTCATTTTGTATCAAGCAACCTCACAAAATGGGCCAAAAGCCACCACCTTTTGGACTCGTGAAGTACCCAGCATATCTCAATCACCCTGGAAAGAAAAAGTATCTAAAAGTCACTTTATGCTGCCACTGTACATGGTATTTTCCATTAATGGAATGCTGCCATCAGTCTCAAAGATGTTCTCCCTACCACACAATTGAGCAACAGCACGTGTTAACTTTAGTGCCTGTGCGATGCCAGATAGGTAGGCTGAGTGATTGGATGATAGAATTAAACATTATGTTCCTTCCATTGTCtgcaataggcagagtacagattATACTTAACCAGCCCACTCTTACAAAACCTAAAAAGATGTGATGCTGCAATTGGACAATGTACCTAAACAACCCTGAATGCTCGATTAGCTACATGATCAACCAATTTATGATCAAACAAACGTACAACATGGCTCATTTACGTGACATTCACAGGGAACTTTTCTCTGTAAACAAAAGACCTTGCACATCTTGAAATGCCTGGGAGCTTGATGAGCCATTAATTCCCCTTTGAATCAGCACCCTTTTTTTACTGCAGTAGGAATTGTGATTGttcgaaatttggcattcttgcatttgtcttgttgagtgcaagacaaaaggcTTCGCCAacgtgtctctcttttcagcaatatcagTGACTGTTTATTCGTGTTGTAGTGCGATTACTACCTTAGTGCAAAGGTTCATGTTAAGAAGCTAGTCTTGACATTAAAGATCAAATCTTTGTCTTGCGGTAAACCGAACCTGGAGATAAAGTTTAAAAACGTTCATTGGTTGATCTCAGGCgaaccatagaggaggaattaagTATTAATTCCTGTTCAGTACAAAATGAGTACTTGTTCACCCCACTTCAACGTGCTTTGTTTTAAGGTTTCTACCACCATGCTCAGAATTGGTCACCACAGCCCAGCCCCCCCCAGTTAACCCTAATTGTTTTGTTTGCAGTAGGAAATATAaatttgaacttcaccttgttcTTGATCATTTCTCCACATGGTCAGTATCCTTGTATAAAGATTAAAATTTTTAAGAACCGCAATCCCTTTATTCTTGTCAAATATGACTTCCTGAAAAAGCAGGAAACAAACACTAGCATTAAACAAATCAAAAAACAAAAGCTTCACATGACAATCTTATTTCCTACCAATCAGTGTTCAACAGCATGCAAATTTTTAATCCTATTATTTTATATCATATTTATGGACGCATTCTGGAATTATTAAGCCATTAGAGCTTTTCCATTTAAATTTCTGACATTAGCCAATATTCAGCTAACATTTTTGTTAGctcatacgtgggtttgagtagggtgatcatggctcggcacaacattgagggccgaagggcctgttctgtgctgtactgttctatgttctatttaactATTAActgttatattacactttgtggtaataCGTCATTACTCTGCCTcataatccagaatggtctgatgagttGATTATAAAGAAACTACCAATCTTTAActtgaagcaaaactgatttattgaataacgattaaattaaatatagagtttgcacactctacagagCTATACCTATTAGTAAAGCAAGATTGAGTCTATTAAACATTAATCTATAATCTAGAATAAACTAATCATGGCCTTATGCTACTTCTCTAATCTAAATTTGTCCTTGAGCGGTGATCAATCGCTCTCCTCTGCTAATACTTAACTACCCAATTAGTTAACTATTAACTAACCAAGATTCCCAGAGGTCTGATATTTAtattgggaactggtggtgccctctagcgCTTGAACTACACCGAGATGTATATACTGATACACCTATATACAGATCATTATATTAACTTATTAAATATTATCTTGGCAGACAGAATCTCAACTGTAGGTTGGGAGGAATCAAATATTAGCAAACATTATACAAGCAGGTAGATTCATAAAGACTTAAAAGATTTGAAATCACATCACGTTCAGATTTTCGATTTTGAACTAATTCAAATGAACATTTATCTAATTAAATTCGGGTAAGAAGAGGTTAAAAATCACAAATCGTACAAGCTGCTGGAGATACAAATTAGATCTGACAAAGAACATGACCGAGATGATATCTCTCCCATAGCACATCAATTTGACACTTTGATTCATTCCCAGTATGTGGTGTACAGCCACAGATTGCTGGCAAGGCCGGGACTGGTCACCCATCCCCAAATATGGATAGTTTCTAAACTGAGACTTGTTAGGCCACTT harbors:
- the LOC119953167 gene encoding cytochrome b-245 chaperone 1 translates to MAYMVVEERTDSILHLKRSPGVRSWSVLVGIGSIGLAAAYYSSDSWAWKLFYIVGCLFVAVQNLEEWEEVIFDKNKGIAVLKNFNLYTRILTMWRNDQEQVVAQLQHIRAVTVDEEKVRYLGKGYMVVLRFATGFSHPLTQSAVLSNRSDVDAVAKLITNFLNLDKPSFDDKPGLAANSSDGTSSDDEKN